Proteins from one Salaquimonas pukyongi genomic window:
- a CDS encoding rhomboid family intramembrane serine protease: protein MFIPLHDANALKHIRLQYVTLGVIAVNVLFWLATGTPMVSDAAVKQASFLAYGFIPSVANGFEVLPVELDRIPPLATYVTYAFFHGDFMHLAGNMLFIWVFGDNVEDATGHFRFVIFYLVCAAAAALTHSLVDPQSPVPLIGASGAASGIMGAYLLLHPKIRVWALALGRIPLRIPAAVVLLGWIGFQIFQFFSDLGGQVSWAAHIGGFLAGMVLILFMRRSGVLLFDRVDNVVLPDPADIGSAGETGNSGQTTEKAADKAVRTGSVPATGKRGTIRWGRGGGDEN, encoded by the coding sequence ATGTTCATCCCCCTGCATGATGCCAACGCGCTCAAGCACATCCGGCTGCAATATGTCACGCTTGGCGTCATTGCGGTGAACGTCCTGTTCTGGCTTGCCACCGGCACGCCGATGGTTTCCGACGCCGCGGTCAAGCAGGCGAGCTTTCTTGCCTATGGTTTCATTCCGTCGGTGGCCAACGGATTCGAGGTGCTGCCGGTCGAACTTGACCGCATTCCGCCGCTGGCGACCTATGTCACCTATGCGTTTTTTCACGGCGATTTCATGCATCTGGCCGGCAACATGCTTTTCATCTGGGTGTTCGGCGATAATGTTGAGGATGCAACCGGCCATTTTCGGTTCGTGATTTTCTATCTGGTCTGTGCTGCTGCTGCGGCGCTGACGCACTCGCTGGTCGACCCGCAATCCCCGGTGCCGCTGATAGGTGCCTCGGGTGCGGCGTCGGGCATTATGGGCGCCTATCTCCTGCTGCATCCCAAAATCCGCGTATGGGCGCTGGCGCTTGGCCGAATTCCGTTGCGCATTCCAGCTGCGGTGGTGCTGCTGGGCTGGATCGGGTTTCAGATATTCCAGTTTTTCAGCGACCTGGGCGGCCAGGTTTCCTGGGCAGCGCATATTGGCGGGTTTCTTGCCGGAATGGTGTTGATCCTGTTCATGCGGCGCTCCGGTGTCCTGCTGTTTGACCGTGTCGACAATGTCGTGCTTCCTGATCCGGCAGACATCGGGTCGGCTGGGGAAACCGGCAATTCCGGTCAAACAACGGAAAAAGCGGCCGATAAAGCGGTCAGGACGGGCTCGGTTCCCGCCACCGGCAAACGGGGGACGATACGCTGGGGCCGCGGCGGTGGCGACGAAAACTGA
- a CDS encoding cob(I)yrinic acid a,c-diamide adenosyltransferase, which yields MVVLNKIYTKTGDDGTTALGSGERRKKYDLRVAAYGTVDEANACIGLARLHLVDNGELDAVLMRIQNDLFDLGADLATPEIGETPDYEPLRITSGQVTAIEEEIDRMNKELKPLRSFVLPGGSPAAAYLHLARTVARRAERMIVELSEEKGEQVGGEVICYMNRLSDFLFVAARASNENGAADVLWVPGANR from the coding sequence ATGGTCGTGCTGAACAAAATCTATACAAAGACCGGCGATGACGGCACGACGGCACTTGGCAGTGGCGAGCGCCGGAAAAAGTACGATCTCAGAGTGGCTGCCTATGGTACGGTCGATGAGGCGAATGCCTGTATCGGGCTGGCGCGGCTGCATCTTGTGGATAATGGCGAACTGGATGCGGTTTTGATGCGCATCCAGAATGACCTGTTCGACCTTGGAGCAGACCTTGCGACGCCGGAAATCGGCGAAACGCCCGACTATGAACCGCTGAGAATTACTTCGGGACAGGTGACGGCGATTGAAGAGGAAATCGACCGCATGAACAAGGAATTGAAGCCATTGCGTTCCTTCGTCCTGCCGGGCGGCTCTCCGGCTGCGGCCTATCTGCACCTGGCGCGCACCGTTGCCAGGCGCGCAGAGCGGATGATCGTCGAATTGTCCGAAGAAAAGGGTGAACAGGTTGGCGGTGAGGTGATTTGCTACATGAATCGCCTGTCGGATTTTCTGTTTGTCGCTGCGCGGGCATCGAACGAAAACGGCGCGGCGGACGTGCTTTGGGTACCGGGCGCAAATCGCTGA
- a CDS encoding twin transmembrane helix small protein, whose amino-acid sequence MTALIPYAILGLILIVAVILAMGLINMMRGGSPNRSQTLMRWRVIAQFIAVLAMVAALYFFGR is encoded by the coding sequence ATGACCGCCCTCATTCCCTATGCCATTCTCGGTCTCATCCTCATCGTCGCCGTCATTTTGGCGATGGGTCTCATCAACATGATGCGGGGCGGTTCGCCGAACCGTTCACAGACGCTGATGCGCTGGCGGGTGATTGCCCAGTTCATCGCAGTCCTTGCCATGGTGGCTGCATTGTATTTCTTTGGCCGCTAG
- a CDS encoding SDR family oxidoreductase: MAVILITGCSSGIGKHCAIRLQEDGWDVIATARRPGDIKMLREAGLNAVYLDYTQTGSISSAVEAALEKGGGRIEALFNNGAYGQAGAVEDISTDVLRRQFEANFFGWHELTNQVLPHMRKAGQGRIVHCSSILGFVPYRWRGAYNASKFALEGLASTMRLELRGSGIHVSLIEPGPIESKFTVNGLKHFEENIDIENSVHNKVYRKELKRLQSEGGVNRFRLPPEAVYEKLRHALTSARPRAHYHVTVPTKFMGVAKRLLPQSLIDRLLLKSG; encoded by the coding sequence ATGGCTGTCATTCTGATTACCGGCTGTTCCTCCGGCATTGGAAAGCACTGCGCCATTCGGCTGCAGGAAGATGGATGGGACGTTATCGCTACAGCGCGCCGGCCCGGCGATATCAAAATGCTGCGGGAAGCAGGGTTGAACGCTGTCTATCTCGACTATACGCAAACCGGCTCGATTTCATCTGCGGTCGAGGCAGCGCTGGAAAAGGGCGGCGGCAGGATAGAGGCCCTTTTCAACAATGGCGCCTATGGCCAGGCAGGCGCGGTGGAAGATATTTCCACCGACGTGCTTCGCCGCCAGTTTGAGGCAAATTTCTTCGGCTGGCACGAACTGACCAATCAGGTGCTGCCGCATATGCGAAAGGCGGGCCAGGGCCGCATCGTGCATTGTTCGTCCATACTGGGATTTGTTCCCTATCGCTGGCGCGGTGCCTACAACGCATCGAAGTTCGCGCTGGAAGGACTGGCCTCTACCATGCGGCTGGAACTTCGCGGCAGCGGCATTCATGTAAGTCTCATCGAGCCGGGTCCGATTGAATCGAAATTCACTGTCAACGGATTGAAGCATTTTGAGGAGAATATCGACATCGAGAACTCGGTTCACAACAAGGTGTACCGCAAGGAGTTGAAACGGCTGCAATCGGAGGGCGGTGTCAACCGCTTCCGGCTCCCGCCGGAGGCAGTATACGAAAAACTGCGCCATGCGCTGACATCGGCCCGCCCCAGGGCGCATTATCATGTTACGGTGCCGACGAAATTCATGGGCGTGGCAAAACGGCTGCTTCCCCAATCCCTGATCGACAGGCTATTGCTCAAGTCTGGCTGA
- a CDS encoding YihY/virulence factor BrkB family protein: MYKELLHWWHVLRDAYDKFNRDDGWAIASHVALSSLFALFPFLIFATSIAAFFELGGFTENVIHLIFDYWPPAAREAIAGEIRTILTVPRTDIITIGGLLTLYFASNGVEALRVALNRSYREKDERPFWYLRLQSFGFVFLSIVVLMVITLFFVLLPLGWQIMARYIPELIPWREAVLIWRVALALAVLFLALLVSHLVLPAGHRSISSVLPGIFFTLICWLAGSLAFGMYLEQFADYVSTYAGLAGAMVGLIFLYMLGLIFIFGGEINAASLRRKRPG; this comes from the coding sequence ATGTACAAGGAATTGCTTCACTGGTGGCATGTCCTAAGGGACGCTTATGACAAGTTCAATCGGGACGACGGCTGGGCAATCGCAAGCCATGTGGCCCTGTCCAGCCTCTTCGCGCTGTTTCCGTTTCTGATCTTTGCCACCTCCATCGCTGCCTTTTTCGAGCTTGGCGGTTTTACTGAAAACGTCATCCACCTCATCTTCGACTACTGGCCACCGGCCGCCCGCGAAGCGATTGCCGGAGAAATCAGAACAATCCTGACGGTCCCCAGAACAGACATCATCACGATCGGTGGCCTGTTGACACTCTATTTTGCCTCCAATGGCGTTGAGGCTCTCAGAGTGGCGCTGAACCGCTCCTATCGTGAAAAGGACGAGCGCCCTTTCTGGTATCTGCGGCTCCAGAGTTTTGGTTTTGTGTTTCTCTCGATTGTCGTGCTGATGGTCATCACGCTGTTTTTTGTTCTGCTCCCCCTCGGCTGGCAGATCATGGCCCGGTATATTCCCGAATTGATCCCCTGGCGGGAAGCCGTTTTGATCTGGCGGGTGGCCTTGGCCCTTGCCGTGCTGTTTTTGGCACTGCTGGTCAGCCACCTTGTTTTGCCCGCAGGCCATCGCAGCATTTCTTCCGTGCTGCCCGGCATCTTCTTCACCCTCATCTGCTGGCTGGCAGGTTCGCTCGCTTTCGGCATGTATCTTGAGCAGTTTGCCGATTACGTTTCCACCTATGCGGGGCTTGCCGGTGCCATGGTCGGGTTGATTTTCCTCTACATGCTGGGTCTTATTTTCATCTTTGGCGGAGAGATAAATGCCGCCAGCCTACGGCGAAAACGGCCTGGTTAA
- the gluQRS gene encoding tRNA glutamyl-Q(34) synthetase GluQRS: protein MTQAVFRFAPSPNGRLHLGHAYSALLNQKLARETGGRLLLRVENTDTVRCSPLLEARMLDDLRWLGVTWEGEPRRQSEHGEDYVEAVERLQALGLAYPAFLSRGEARRLVEEKAAAGRSWPCDPDGVPHYPGEERLLGEAERDVRIEAGDPFAIRLDMKKALAMCDLPPKQLCWQEEGNGPEGEHGETVADPAAWGDFMLTGKDRSAAYHLACVVDDAIQGITHVVRGRDLFHATSAHRLLQELLGLPVPVYCHHDLILDSDGRKLSKSRADTSIAELRTAGAAPGDIAKMVGF from the coding sequence ATGACGCAAGCCGTATTCCGATTTGCACCGTCTCCCAATGGCAGGCTGCATCTGGGCCACGCCTATTCGGCCCTGCTTAACCAGAAGCTGGCCCGGGAGACGGGCGGCAGGCTGCTGCTGCGCGTTGAGAATACCGACACGGTTCGGTGTTCACCTTTGCTGGAAGCTCGGATGCTGGATGATCTGCGCTGGCTCGGCGTGACCTGGGAGGGCGAGCCGCGCCGCCAGAGTGAGCATGGTGAAGACTATGTGGAGGCTGTTGAACGGCTGCAAGCCCTGGGGCTTGCCTATCCGGCTTTCCTGAGCCGGGGCGAGGCGCGGCGGCTTGTTGAGGAAAAGGCAGCCGCTGGCCGGTCCTGGCCGTGTGATCCTGACGGTGTGCCGCATTATCCCGGGGAAGAACGATTGCTCGGTGAGGCGGAGCGTGACGTCAGGATCGAAGCGGGAGACCCGTTTGCCATTCGGCTGGACATGAAAAAGGCGCTGGCAATGTGTGATTTGCCGCCGAAGCAGCTTTGCTGGCAGGAGGAAGGCAACGGGCCGGAGGGTGAGCATGGGGAAACTGTCGCCGATCCCGCGGCATGGGGCGATTTCATGCTGACCGGCAAAGACCGGTCGGCAGCCTATCATCTGGCCTGTGTGGTGGACGATGCCATTCAGGGAATTACCCATGTTGTGCGCGGGCGGGATCTGTTTCACGCCACTTCAGCACACCGGTTGCTCCAGGAATTGCTGGGGCTGCCGGTACCCGTTTATTGCCATCACGATCTCATTCTCGATAGCGACGGGCGCAAACTCTCCAAAAGCCGTGCTGATACCAGCATTGCAGAGCTGCGGACTGCCGGAGCAGCGCCAGGCGACATTGCCAAAATGGTGGGATTTTGA
- a CDS encoding DNA-3-methyladenine glycosylase family protein, whose protein sequence is MKRIASKRDISTGVKHLRNSCSHLRAMLEECPPIPLRLSPPGFEGLCSIIVSQQVSKASADAIFGRLKTVTGPLEPERFLQAGEDGWKTAGLSRPKQRTLVEISNAVLENRLDLEGLCALPPGQAIDELVAIKGIGPWTAEVYLMFCAGHRDVFPAGDLALQEAMRMGFGMEERPDEKTCRAEAEAWAPWRSVAARILWAYYAVKKRDAMPVV, encoded by the coding sequence ATGAAACGCATTGCCAGCAAACGTGACATTTCAACAGGTGTGAAACACCTGCGCAATTCCTGCTCTCACCTGCGCGCCATGCTGGAGGAATGCCCGCCCATTCCGTTGCGCCTGTCGCCACCGGGGTTTGAGGGGCTGTGCTCCATCATTGTCTCGCAACAGGTGTCCAAGGCAAGCGCCGATGCGATCTTCGGGCGGCTGAAGACCGTTACTGGCCCGCTGGAGCCGGAGCGCTTTCTGCAAGCAGGCGAAGATGGCTGGAAGACAGCCGGCCTTTCCCGGCCCAAGCAACGCACACTGGTTGAGATCAGCAATGCGGTGCTGGAAAACCGCCTTGATCTCGAAGGACTGTGTGCCCTGCCGCCCGGCCAGGCCATTGACGAACTGGTCGCCATCAAGGGGATCGGCCCCTGGACGGCGGAAGTCTATCTGATGTTCTGCGCCGGACACCGCGACGTTTTCCCCGCCGGCGATCTTGCCCTTCAGGAGGCCATGCGAATGGGTTTCGGCATGGAAGAGCGCCCCGACGAAAAAACCTGCCGGGCCGAAGCCGAAGCCTGGGCACCTTGGCGGTCCGTCGCCGCGCGCATCCTTTGGGCCTATTATGCCGTCAAGAAGCGCGATGCCATGCCGGTTGTCTGA
- a CDS encoding Lrp/AsnC family transcriptional regulator, with protein sequence MPKVDDIDQRILRELQRNGRLSNLELAERVGLSPSATSRRVAELERSGVISGYRAVLDPAKLGQGFTAYITVGLSLHTKAAQEAFERAMETAPQVRECHNITGVVEYLLRVETADLVAYKNFHTNVLGTLPQVNSITSYIVMGSPKDERG encoded by the coding sequence ATGCCGAAAGTTGATGACATAGACCAAAGAATATTGCGCGAATTGCAGCGCAACGGCCGGCTATCCAACCTCGAACTTGCCGAGCGCGTTGGCCTGTCGCCCTCGGCGACATCGCGGCGGGTTGCGGAGCTTGAGCGCAGCGGGGTGATCTCCGGCTATCGTGCCGTGCTTGATCCGGCGAAGCTGGGCCAGGGCTTCACCGCTTATATAACGGTCGGCCTTTCCCTGCACACCAAGGCCGCACAGGAGGCTTTCGAGCGTGCAATGGAAACCGCCCCGCAGGTCCGGGAATGTCACAACATCACCGGTGTCGTCGAATATCTGCTGCGGGTGGAGACGGCTGATCTTGTTGCCTACAAGAATTTCCACACCAACGTGCTCGGCACCCTGCCGCAGGTCAATTCAATCACCAGCTATATCGTGATGGGAAGCCCGAAGGATGAGCGTGGCTGA
- a CDS encoding LysE family translocator, with product MTLTLLTALLAFAFVSSITPGPNNVMLLASGANFGVRRSLPHMFGVSIGHSFMVFMVGLGLAGLFVTFPKLQMALGVVAGAYMVWLAWKIANAAPPGAGEKRGNPLTFLQAAAFQWVNPKAWIMAVAAQTAYAPEASVWGALFVAIGFMSVNFPAITAWTWLGQEMRRFLTSRRRLQVFNWTMAVLLIASILPILLR from the coding sequence ATGACGCTTACGCTGCTCACCGCGCTGCTTGCCTTCGCCTTCGTCTCATCGATCACACCGGGACCGAACAATGTGATGCTGCTGGCATCGGGCGCCAATTTTGGCGTCCGCCGCAGCCTGCCGCACATGTTCGGCGTTTCGATCGGCCATTCCTTCATGGTTTTCATGGTCGGGCTTGGGCTCGCAGGGCTTTTTGTCACCTTCCCGAAACTGCAGATGGCGCTTGGCGTTGTCGCTGGCGCCTACATGGTGTGGCTTGCCTGGAAAATCGCCAATGCAGCACCTCCCGGCGCGGGCGAAAAACGGGGCAATCCCCTGACTTTTCTGCAGGCTGCCGCCTTTCAGTGGGTCAACCCGAAGGCGTGGATCATGGCGGTTGCAGCGCAAACGGCTTATGCCCCGGAGGCATCTGTGTGGGGAGCACTGTTCGTCGCCATCGGCTTTATGTCGGTCAATTTTCCGGCGATCACGGCCTGGACCTGGCTCGGACAGGAAATGCGCCGCTTTCTGACAAGCCGGCGCCGGCTACAGGTTTTCAACTGGACCATGGCGGTTCTGCTGATTGCTTCGATCCTGCCGATCCTGTTGCGTTAG
- a CDS encoding HNH endonuclease, whose product MTVAVSPDAHPALVLNADYRPLSYYPLSLWSWQDAIKAVFLDRVNIVAEYEAAVHSPSFAMRLPSVVSLKSYIRPNRHPAFTRFNVFLRDRFECQYCGSPSELTFDHVIPRSRGGRTEWENVCAACSPCNLRKGNKMPKQAGMWPLQKPFMPTVEDLHRNGRKFPPNYLHESWMDFLYWDSELEP is encoded by the coding sequence TTGACGGTTGCGGTTTCGCCGGATGCACATCCGGCGCTGGTACTGAATGCGGATTACCGCCCGCTCAGTTATTATCCCCTGTCGCTGTGGTCTTGGCAGGATGCAATCAAGGCCGTGTTTCTCGACCGGGTGAACATCGTTGCCGAATACGAGGCGGCGGTGCACAGTCCCTCTTTCGCAATGCGGCTGCCCAGCGTTGTAAGCCTCAAATCCTACATCAGGCCAAACCGCCATCCGGCGTTTACCCGCTTCAACGTCTTTCTGCGCGACAGGTTCGAGTGCCAGTATTGCGGCTCGCCGTCCGAACTGACCTTCGATCATGTCATCCCGCGTTCCAGGGGCGGGCGCACCGAATGGGAAAACGTTTGCGCGGCCTGTTCACCCTGTAATCTGCGCAAGGGCAACAAGATGCCCAAACAGGCCGGCATGTGGCCGCTCCAGAAGCCTTTCATGCCAACAGTGGAGGACCTGCACCGCAATGGCCGCAAGTTCCCGCCAAACTATCTGCACGAAAGCTGGATGGATTTTCTCTACTGGGACAGCGAACTGGAGCCGTGA
- a CDS encoding disulfide bond formation protein B, whose translation MKETGLNQQMVALLVLLGMVAVILTVLGFEHIGGYTPCKLCLGQREPYYAAIPVAVLALVAGFFKWPACVIRGLLAIAGILMVYAMLLGVQHAGIEWGWWEGTGDCGGGGTVSDAGNLLDSLGTVKPPSCDEAAGRFLGLSFAGWNVIVSLVLAVIAFKGAFGNAERSSGKA comes from the coding sequence ATGAAAGAAACAGGTCTCAACCAGCAGATGGTTGCCTTGCTCGTTCTGCTGGGCATGGTCGCCGTTATCCTGACCGTACTGGGTTTTGAGCATATTGGCGGCTACACGCCGTGCAAGCTGTGCCTGGGTCAGCGTGAACCTTACTATGCCGCCATTCCTGTGGCGGTACTGGCGCTGGTGGCGGGCTTTTTCAAATGGCCTGCCTGTGTGATTCGGGGTTTGCTCGCCATTGCAGGGATTTTGATGGTCTATGCCATGCTGCTTGGCGTTCAGCATGCGGGCATTGAATGGGGCTGGTGGGAAGGGACCGGCGACTGCGGTGGCGGGGGAACCGTCAGCGATGCTGGCAATCTGCTCGATAGTCTTGGAACAGTGAAACCGCCGTCCTGCGATGAAGCGGCAGGCCGGTTTCTCGGCCTTTCCTTTGCGGGCTGGAACGTTATCGTTTCGCTTGTGCTCGCGGTAATCGCCTTCAAAGGTGCCTTTGGCAATGCGGAGCGCAGTTCCGGTAAAGCCTGA
- a CDS encoding YqaA family protein, whose translation MKLGEFSVLTTINRWIRALYDWVLALAAHRRASWALFGVSFAESSFFPIPPDVMLIPMVLARRHRWLFYAGLCTLASILGAFLGYWIGAQLFESVGKPILAFYGKEDSFQAVREWYNTWGGWGVLFAAVTPFPYKVLTIFSGATGLDLATFTVVSIIGRGLRFFLVSWLLYKIGEPIRDFIEKRLGLMFTIALVLLVGGFVAVRYVF comes from the coding sequence GTGAAACTCGGGGAGTTCTCGGTGCTGACGACGATCAACCGCTGGATCCGTGCCCTTTACGATTGGGTGCTGGCGCTTGCCGCCCACCGGCGGGCAAGCTGGGCGCTGTTCGGTGTTTCGTTTGCTGAAAGTTCGTTCTTCCCAATTCCGCCGGATGTGATGCTCATTCCCATGGTGCTGGCAAGGCGCCATCGCTGGCTGTTTTATGCAGGCCTTTGCACGCTGGCGTCGATTTTGGGGGCCTTTCTGGGTTACTGGATCGGTGCCCAGCTGTTTGAAAGCGTCGGCAAACCGATCCTTGCCTTTTACGGCAAGGAGGATTCGTTTCAGGCGGTGCGCGAGTGGTACAATACCTGGGGCGGCTGGGGCGTGCTCTTTGCCGCCGTTACACCGTTTCCCTACAAGGTGCTGACGATCTTCTCGGGCGCTACCGGCCTTGATCTTGCCACCTTTACGGTGGTCAGTATCATTGGCCGGGGGCTGCGATTTTTCCTGGTTTCCTGGCTGCTCTACAAAATCGGCGAACCGATCCGCGACTTTATCGAAAAGCGCCTAGGGCTGATGTTCACCATCGCCCTCGTATTGCTTGTCGGCGGTTTTGTTGCCGTGCGCTATGTTTTCTGA
- a CDS encoding GNAT family N-acetyltransferase, with amino-acid sequence MPGRLHLGAYDACEFYVYHHLDEIAGLWSQLERSGTYSPFQSLAWAKALVDAGTQHAGERQQSVFVVGFVGAKPVVILPFTLQPGILGMRLAWLGEKMSDYNGMIVDRSYAAIMPRGLICRVVTMLRVAFPVIQAVHLIRNPVGSFDMEQTREPGATVTTAEFKSHAVTLEKDWEKLYAGLRSGKSRQRLRSKLRSLAKQGEVRFRQVRDHSERAAITRRILDWKAGQLSANGYRNPFGSADSPSSVRKAIEGTIANPEGSGLRVFAMFLDGKPVAGMLAFITRDTFYYFVSAYAPELNGKYSIGVQLLVKTLELAARSQLKRYDFLIGDEPYKTDWCDTEIPLVNYSRPFSLRGRLICAGLAIRLAGKKLILSKVWLNNFARWMLKARQKPDKGVQIRADSLVLGLFGPNQSNHTPQITTAKYWPKTPEDA; translated from the coding sequence GTGCCTGGACGCCTCCATCTTGGCGCCTATGATGCCTGCGAATTCTACGTCTACCACCATCTGGACGAGATTGCCGGTCTTTGGTCCCAGCTTGAACGCAGCGGCACTTATTCACCGTTTCAATCGCTGGCCTGGGCGAAGGCATTGGTTGATGCCGGAACGCAACATGCCGGCGAGCGGCAGCAGAGTGTTTTCGTGGTGGGATTTGTCGGTGCCAAGCCGGTCGTGATCCTGCCTTTCACCCTTCAACCCGGAATACTGGGAATGCGCCTCGCCTGGCTTGGCGAAAAAATGTCCGATTACAATGGCATGATTGTCGACCGCAGCTATGCCGCCATCATGCCGCGCGGCCTGATTTGCCGGGTTGTCACAATGTTGCGCGTTGCCTTCCCGGTCATTCAGGCAGTCCATCTCATTCGCAATCCGGTCGGCAGCTTCGATATGGAGCAAACCAGGGAGCCGGGGGCGACGGTTACCACTGCCGAATTCAAGTCTCATGCCGTAACGCTCGAAAAAGACTGGGAAAAACTCTATGCCGGTTTACGATCGGGCAAATCGCGGCAACGGCTTCGCAGCAAATTGCGCTCGCTTGCAAAGCAGGGGGAAGTCCGGTTCCGCCAGGTTCGCGACCACTCCGAACGTGCTGCGATCACCCGCAGAATACTGGACTGGAAAGCAGGTCAGCTCTCGGCAAACGGTTATCGCAACCCGTTTGGCAGCGCGGATTCGCCGAGCAGCGTTCGCAAAGCCATTGAAGGAACGATTGCCAATCCTGAAGGCAGCGGCCTGAGGGTTTTCGCCATGTTCCTGGACGGCAAGCCGGTGGCCGGAATGCTTGCATTCATTACCCGCGACACCTTCTACTATTTCGTTTCCGCCTACGCGCCCGAACTCAACGGAAAATACTCGATTGGCGTTCAACTTCTGGTCAAAACCCTTGAACTGGCTGCCCGCAGCCAACTGAAGCGCTACGATTTTCTGATTGGCGATGAACCCTACAAAACCGACTGGTGCGATACGGAAATCCCGCTCGTAAATTATTCGCGGCCCTTCTCCCTTCGGGGAAGACTGATCTGTGCCGGGCTGGCGATACGCCTGGCCGGCAAGAAACTGATCCTAAGCAAGGTTTGGCTCAACAACTTTGCCCGCTGGATGCTGAAAGCCCGCCAAAAACCGGACAAAGGCGTTCAAATCCGGGCTGACAGTCTGGTGTTGGGCCTGTTTGGTCCAAACCAATCCAATCACACCCCCCAGATCACGACAGCCAAATACTGGCCAAAAACACCGGAGGACGCCTGA
- a CDS encoding lipid II:glycine glycyltransferase FemX, translating into MNTETMRIGKRLETPGNTGMFVPARPAAARSAGVAGDVELKIVPSAEWDTVAAGFADVIPEQTGMFNVGHWGGEKIECLLFFRRDQLIGGGAIIVRGVPFTSTGVAVVKWGPLWRRAEDTQDNSHDIATYKSVIAELISEYCSRRGFHLTIMPPSVPEHDERMSHALAEMGFKEGSNLAAPERYIVNTHQDTETLMASFDQKWRYNLRKARKNDFEIGFADGEDGLTAFMDLYEKMMSRKGFLDSSAIGSLEDFVRNSPAATRPSIVLVSHQGSITAGGVFFTAGEMASYMFGATDDRALRLKAGYALHWWICEHLCSQDHVKWYDLGGNDLDAGLHQFKKGMVGKSGHILQAPPRFHYASKPAAKILGDSIFKLRDAKAAASRTQHKLKQWLRK; encoded by the coding sequence ATGAACACCGAAACCATGCGCATCGGAAAACGCCTGGAAACGCCGGGCAATACCGGCATGTTTGTACCTGCCCGCCCCGCTGCAGCACGCTCTGCGGGCGTTGCCGGTGATGTCGAACTCAAAATCGTGCCGTCCGCCGAATGGGACACGGTAGCAGCCGGTTTTGCCGACGTCATTCCCGAACAGACCGGCATGTTCAACGTCGGCCACTGGGGCGGGGAAAAGATCGAATGCCTGCTGTTTTTCCGCCGGGACCAGCTTATTGGCGGCGGCGCGATCATTGTGCGCGGCGTGCCCTTTACGTCGACTGGCGTCGCAGTTGTCAAATGGGGCCCGCTCTGGCGCAGGGCCGAGGACACCCAGGATAACAGCCATGACATCGCCACCTACAAATCCGTCATTGCAGAGCTGATTTCCGAATATTGTAGCCGCCGCGGGTTCCATCTGACTATCATGCCCCCATCTGTACCCGAACATGACGAGCGCATGAGCCATGCGCTTGCAGAAATGGGCTTTAAAGAGGGCAGCAATCTTGCAGCACCCGAGCGCTATATCGTCAACACCCATCAGGACACTGAAACCCTTATGGCGAGTTTCGACCAGAAATGGCGTTACAATCTGCGCAAGGCCCGCAAAAACGATTTTGAAATCGGCTTTGCCGACGGCGAGGATGGCCTGACTGCCTTTATGGATCTTTATGAGAAGATGATGTCCCGCAAGGGATTTCTGGATTCCTCGGCAATCGGTTCACTGGAAGATTTCGTCCGCAACAGTCCGGCAGCCACCCGGCCTTCCATAGTCCTGGTTTCCCATCAGGGAAGCATTACGGCAGGCGGCGTCTTCTTCACCGCCGGTGAAATGGCAAGCTACATGTTCGGTGCTACCGACGACCGCGCGCTGCGGCTGAAGGCAGGCTACGCCTTGCATTGGTGGATCTGCGAGCACCTTTGCAGCCAGGACCATGTGAAATGGTACGATCTTGGCGGCAACGATCTTGACGCCGGACTGCACCAGTTCAAAAAGGGCATGGTAGGCAAATCGGGTCACATTCTGCAGGCTCCCCCGCGCTTTCACTATGCCAGCAAGCCGGCGGCGAAAATACTCGGCGACTCCATCTTCAAACTTCGGGATGCAAAGGCTGCCGCCAGCCGCACACAGCACAAGCTGAAACAATGGCTGCGGAAGTAG